The genomic stretch aggggactgagtagaaggttttgagaaaggaaataacataaaatacagaaaggaactagagttttgggtttacctcaaagattgcaagatcaatctaacctccaccgaaatactatagaactcacttcccaaagtgtttgataagcttatgatgtttaagcttatagtttttccccaaaccaagtgtttacactctcacactcacttaacactagcagcttctgaacttagagcaaatggtgaataatggctgggtactaggtcctatttatagagtttgggaatgaaaatatcttgattttacttgaataaaaataatggctttttaggtgaaaatcatttgaataatcgttcagcagaggctgaagactcgttcagaagatgctggactgttgaaggagtttgaatggctgaaaggaaaagaattcaaaagtatttgaaaacatgctggtggaggcgatatatcgccccctataggcgatatatcgcctggacctttgttcccgaggcgaccgtgcatcgattcgtgttttccatatctacgtgctgcgatatatcgccccctatagctgcgatatatcggcatacgctgaatatttaaacatgaatttacacatttttagctaagtttgaatggagtaaacagccttgactaagccctcaacgtactcaaagctgctgactgaccctataacattcaaactttacccttatttaatttaatcctccaaaatacttaatccttaattaccattcataacatgtgcttaaaatcctattggttgatatctaaaccttatagtataataaatataatccttaatatcagtcacattaatcaaaccttaggttaaacttaatattcttaaactatagattaaacttagaaaatctataagtactactatgagtgcccaaataattcccggtctgaaccaaaaatccatagtaacaaagataatgctataaatactatcatactattatctatcttagctaagtaaagttcttggactctacagtctcGTTGCTCTGCTCTTTTTAATATATAGATTTTCATGAGTAGTTTAGTTCATTGTTAAACTGGTTAGCCCATAAATGTTATGTCTTTTGCCTTATTCTTGAGAGGTAATGCATGATTCCATAtcttgttttttctaaaaaaaaaatatattagttgttgagttttgttttattttggtcTCTAATTAATCTACCAAATTCAGAGTTTCTGACCCCAGTTGAATTCAACTGCTTATTttttactttattaaaaaaaaaacacagttGTACACTTGCATGCTTATGCTTTTCTTTTTATTGAAAAGAAAAGGAATCATTATTACTCCATGGTATTCAATGAAGGATCATTTGGTTTcaccttattttttatttatttatttattttgctttAACTTTAAAATTTGTGATCAGTTTCTGATGGGTGCATTGTGTAACTATCAGATTTTGCTTGGTTTTATTTTCTGATGGAATTTATAGTTGTTGATAGATTTTTGGGACCAAGGACTAGTTCTTTCGTTAATATTTGAAGATGCTTCATTTTCCATCTTTTATATTCGATGATAATGCATCATTGTTCACCAAACATAGTGTTTTAGAAAGGAACTTTGTTGCTTGAGATGTCTTTAAATGACTAGTTTTGTTGTCCTTATGGGGCTTACAGTGACTCATTAATGTaatctcatttttttcttaacaCAGGGAATACATTTATTTCCAAGAAAGTTGacaacaagaagaaaaagaaacttaAGAAGGTGGAAGATAAGATGCTTGGATGGGGTAAGTTGACAACATTGAAATTTTCTGTCTTTGTAGGGTGGAGCCAAGAAAATAGTTTTATCTTGCCATATTTTACATTTCAGGTTCTCAATGAAGCTTATTAGCAttcatgtattttctcaatataTGTACGCTCTTCAGTGTTTCTTTCTTGTAAGTGAATTTACTTGCACCTGattcttaaattttattttattctgtTTTAGCTACATGATTTTGATACGTGCATTGCAAAAAATGAAGAAGCTATTCAAATTGATCCTCACTTTGTTGAGTGTTATGGAAACATGGCAAATGCTTGGAAGGTAATCTTTAGTATCTTTTATGGTTCCACTGTCAAGTATTTAGCATGCAAGCATCTAATAGACAGTTATTATGTTTCTGCTGCAGGAGAAGGGCAACATTGATGTTGCAATCCGCTACTATTTAATTGCTATCGAGGTTTGTTACAGCCATCAATCTAGTCCATAAGTGGGGTTTTTTTGTGATGTGTTTGCAATATATACTTTTTGAGTTCAAATTATATTTTCTGTTTTTGGCTTACAATTATTAGTTAACTCCTGATATATTCTTTCCACTAGTGGGggtgtttatgttaattaaaaGTGTTAATAATCAATTCTTTAGCTGATGTAAGTTGGTGCTTGCTTAAATTATTACTTTAGTGTTGATAAATTCCAGTGAAACTTAACCAACCTGGCTAGAGCAAACACTCCAACTAGGTTGTTTTGAAGTATTGGGTAGAGTCAATTTGATGGGAAGGTCTTGGTTGTTATATTAGCTAATATCACTCCCAGTACTAGGAATCTTACACCCAGTGGCGGAGCCAAATTTGTTTTTTCGTGGGGGCATGATCATCAAGagcaaaaatatatattctttctttgaattattttttCCATATTATACTGTGTTattgttgacagtataataacacatctgtataacaatgataaagtgttatgtaaagtaccctgacctacgataacatagtcggtcttaacacatcaaaaagtgttatgacatgttttgataacacattttcgatgttattaaaagcattttttcttgtagtgaaattataaatgcaaatcttgataatcaaataaccatGTTCATGGTAATCTTGATTATAAAGGATTTAGTGATTAATgattataagatgaacttagaaacatttaattatcaatactaacaacataaacaccaTAGAAGAACACAAATACAAAATTAGGGTATAGAGAGAAGCAACATTTTGTTTTGAGGaacttgaatttcaaacttgGGAACATGTAAGGCTCATGCACAATAAGAATAttattgtccaaaatctctattccaagttttcccttattgcttgaagcttcaaccaagtagaatgagatttgggatttaacaagccttgaaactcatgcaagtcaagcaatgcttgatgagtttcttggagagaactagtaatcttgagagctagagagagagagagttttagagagagagagaggtgagtgatccagtcaccaattaactcatatgaaccccttaaatagtataAGACCCTCATTAGAcccaaccaatgagattagaacatttaaattgggaaatttgggtaattatgaataaataaggtCCCATAACAAAATTATCCTACCCACTATTGATATGTCAATTTGGTCCTATTGTTTTCcttagttcccaaaatacccctgacatTTATTTcccactctttctctctcttctctcagtCTCTCAATATTCTCTCCCTAACTCTCTTGGTCTCAAaaccaaaaccccaaaaaacccCAAATCTCTTCTCTAATCTCTCGGTCCCGAAACAAGAATCCCAAACAAAAAACCCCCCAAATCTTCCATTGGCATTGCTCGGTTCTTTGTCGTGGTTGTTGGTGCATTAGAGGGGACGAACGAAGGAGGCGACGACGTCGGAGGGGACAGCCCGTACCTCGAAGAAGCCACCCAGAAGAAGGTGAAGGTGAGTCCTCGATCCATTTATGGGTTTATTTGTTTGTGcctatttttattttgatttttttgttcATAGGTTAGATCGGGGTTGTTCAtaggaaaatctgggttttttttttcaaattgttGCCTCCACCTCGATAGATTTTGACAATCGATAGACTTCGACAACTATACCTCGATAAAAATCGATAAATTTTTTAGATGTAGGATTTGTACTAGCTCAATAGACCTCGATGGGGCACAGTTGACCTCGACAGGATCCGAGGGATGTCacctcaacatgcctcaatagacCTTGATAGAAATCGATAGGCTTATTTAGGTGTAGAATATGACTGGCCTCAATGGGCCTCGACAGGCCTCGATATAAACTGAACAatttgggaatttgtaggatttTGAGTGTCTCGATAGACCTCAATAGAAATTGATAtgcttatttatatataaaatttgaaTGTGCCTTGATAGACCTCGacaggtgtaatgccccaaaatccctattaaggtttatgaccttgattaggaggccaggatggccataattgatttattaagccattaaatgattatatgcatgtttatgtgaattatattattatatgatgataaatgcatgcatatgggtccacatttcattataagggcattttcgtaatttggcctgttgagggcttAATTGTGTATTtccatgcatgttggtgaattttaaataagaccacattataatgtggatttgttcgagccattcggcatgagacgatctttgaatgcaagttatcagtctggtcataacggggttaatttcggggctcgaggtgagtctcagggtaatttgaggattagaacattactgggaattaaagggtaatggggtgtgatttattagcatttgagaataacgggaattcgagggcgttaattatgattaacgagataggcgggtaaggacaattttgcccttggtggctgttaagggttttaattaggcatgagagaattttggtcttttgaccttaaggatagaCATAACCCTTTGAAGTTGTAGAAACTTGGCCAAAACAGAGCCTCCTTCTTCCCTTCAaccgttcatcatttcttcttcattttcctttgaatttttaagttctttttgaggaaccaagctagggaaccaagccttgagggttttgggttatgttCCATGTTGTGCAAAATAGATActaagtgcaagtgtacactgtcaacaaGCAATAAGGTGATAAGAACCCAATATCGTATCCACATGGATTGTTTTTAAGCTAAAAATGGTGAAATTAAAGTCtagcaaaatgattaaaaatgaaagaaccaaactcaaattaaattggaaattgaatttttttttatatgcaattaaaaataactaacaaCTGAATTTTAAATCTAAATTAATGGGATGCAATGTGTAAATCAGCTAGTAATGAAATGGTAAGCTAGGATAATCAATTCCCCCTATTATGCAATTACTGGAAACAATGCTATGagaatgttgtagcattcctgACAGTTTAATAATCAAGAATTCTATTCAAGTCCATGAGTTTCTGTTGAAATCAAATGGGTTTAATTCCCTAATTAATTTGCTTATGTCTAAGCCAATTTAATTTCAGGAATTTCAATTAAAGCACCAATTCCATTAGATTATGCAAGGAAAAGATATATGTCTATAccttcacaaaataaaaaaaatcaaagaaattaatcttgcaccattcaagtcTTTTGTCCAATAGTTATAACCATTTTCAGCAATCCTAACTGTTTCAATCAtttactaaaggtgatcaagcaatagtaaatatttaacatgcaaattacttgaatgaataaacctcaatTAACATTAAGCATCAATAGCAAAGTTCCACAATTACATAATAAAGTTCCTTAACTATCATAACTTAAAGATAATTAGTTCATAActttaaacacaaaataaactagcTTATAATCAgccataaatcaaaataaaatccAAGAAACAGTTGAGTTCAATAAGAAGGGGAAGAAAAACAAGCCAAGAGTATAATGGAGTGTCTTCCAAATAGCTCTTCTCTCCTAGTCTTCTTCCTTCCAAaactcccttctctctctccttCCTTTAACTCTTTAATGGCTGCCAAAAATGGGTGTATTCTCTCTTCCAGGAGGCTTCCCCTTTCTTCTTGCCTCTAGGGCACGTTTTTCTTGGCTGCCAAAAGAAGACAACCCTACCCTAGGTCACTTTTTCCTCTTTTTGTCATGTGGACCTCTTTTCcttcttttactttttttttgtcCTCTTGTCCATTAATTGGGTCTAAGGAAAAATAAAGCCCACTAATCCTTTTCCTATCTATAATGCAGCCCACTTTAAATAATCCCCAAATAGGCTGGCTGGCAGTACGTCATGCTGCTGAAATGCTGCAGCATTCTCTCCTGCTGAAACCATTTAAAACTTAAATCTctttccaaatgaccaaaattccacCATCACCTGCCAAAATAAGAATTTCACACTTTAGGATATATTTTTCCAGCAAAATActagtatataatattattttattatattttaatatttgacAAAACAAAGATAAAGACTCTACAAAACACTCTAACCCACTCTTTCTTGATAAAATTACAAGTTTAAgcgcataaaaataactctaattcctagagttatcattccaccattg from Humulus lupulus chromosome 5, drHumLupu1.1, whole genome shotgun sequence encodes the following:
- the LOC133833915 gene encoding uncharacterized protein LOC133833915; this translates as MLKLAYHFSAFNQRLKYAHFRPHVSVKSDPRSWWKYAYRAVSDQVKKGRLNQKIVLSILCLGKELYIDTASHVFVVFASTTNQGIHLFPRKLTTRRKRNLRRWKIRCLDGLHDFDTCIAKNEEAIQIDPHFVECYGNMANAWKEKGNIDVAIRYYLIAIEVCYSHQSSP